A genomic window from Halorubrum lacusprofundi ATCC 49239 includes:
- a CDS encoding SipW-dependent-type signal peptide-containing protein — translation MTLGDDGAGRPSEMSRRRLLAGIGGIGAAGMASGLGTGAYLSDRETFPNNGFGAGEVELVVNDTVSDGTFAVDVSEINRGHDGTERFDIEVRTNPVRVWLATDCPDASDALANVLEIKVIVDGESLTGDYRSLADVERDLVAGERLVEGCLDSDDRVTVEVYWHLPASAPDEVAAETTDLTFRLYAEQCRHVSEADAAGSNPFADRVCEGPECVPCADENGVKIGSLTLRYLGNEPADVVVVATGGGAGGVGGGGTEVFVAAVGPDETFVVDGSASPTGDPDWIGPNISVDDGSETGESNGNGNGNGNNGNGNGGNRPAGVNIHTSCSVSIGPGDIYGDFEIVAATTTDGEPICGSEEL, via the coding sequence ATGACTCTCGGAGACGACGGCGCGGGGCGCCCGAGCGAGATGAGCCGGCGCCGCCTGCTCGCCGGCATCGGCGGTATCGGCGCTGCCGGGATGGCGAGCGGGCTCGGGACGGGGGCGTATCTCTCGGACCGCGAGACGTTCCCGAACAACGGCTTCGGTGCCGGAGAGGTCGAGCTGGTCGTGAACGACACAGTCTCTGACGGGACCTTCGCGGTCGACGTGTCGGAGATCAATCGCGGCCACGATGGCACCGAGCGGTTCGATATCGAGGTACGGACGAACCCCGTTCGAGTCTGGCTCGCGACCGACTGTCCGGACGCTAGCGACGCCCTCGCGAACGTCCTCGAAATCAAGGTCATCGTCGACGGGGAGTCGCTGACGGGTGATTACCGGTCCCTCGCCGACGTCGAACGAGACCTCGTCGCCGGCGAACGCCTCGTCGAGGGCTGTCTCGACTCCGATGACAGGGTGACGGTCGAGGTGTACTGGCATCTCCCCGCCAGCGCGCCCGACGAGGTCGCCGCCGAGACGACCGACCTGACGTTCCGGCTGTACGCCGAGCAGTGTCGCCACGTCTCCGAGGCGGACGCCGCCGGATCGAACCCCTTCGCCGACCGCGTCTGTGAGGGGCCCGAGTGCGTTCCCTGCGCGGACGAGAACGGCGTCAAGATCGGCTCGCTCACGCTCCGGTACCTCGGCAACGAGCCGGCTGACGTGGTCGTCGTCGCCACCGGCGGCGGCGCCGGCGGCGTTGGCGGCGGCGGGACGGAGGTGTTCGTGGCAGCAGTGGGTCCCGACGAGACCTTCGTGGTCGACGGGTCGGCGTCGCCCACCGGTGATCCGGACTGGATCGGTCCGAACATCTCCGTCGACGACGGGTCGGAGACCGGCGAGAGCAACGGGAACGGGAACGGAAACGGCAACAACGGGAATGGAAACGGCGGAAACCGTCCCGCGGGCGTTAACATCCATACGAGCTGTTCGGTCTCGATCGGTCCCGGAGACATCTACGGCGACTTCGAGATCGTCGCGGCGACGACCACGGACGGCGAGCCGATCTGCGGCTCGGAGGAACTCTGA
- a CDS encoding signal peptidase I → MNNPLTSPRLRKAANVLGIVLLIAIVAPFAVYAAPEIVGADESFVVLTPSMTPEIAPGDVVIVAERDPTAIVEGDVITFARGASDVPVTHRVIDVVDEGGGLAFETQGDANEGPDPGLVPAANLVGAVTLTIPYIGYVIQFAGTRTGFVMLVLLPFGLLAITEIWSVVRDRDERGASTAAAAESTDGSSDNSIDETGGKTTSSATPIEPAATSSGGVSVDAVGGAAAVLAAFAPYAVYVALQLRTAAAIAIAVGASTLLLGALAAWVPASGVLDRGEPVAKPSEDDGASDADWETPALADDPENGIDGRPTPTDGSTDAGDTSDPAAAIDGSGSAPPEAPPAPGQPNGAGEGN, encoded by the coding sequence ATGAACAATCCACTCACATCACCACGACTCAGGAAGGCGGCGAACGTACTCGGGATCGTCCTGTTGATCGCCATCGTCGCCCCCTTCGCGGTGTACGCGGCCCCGGAGATCGTCGGCGCGGACGAGAGCTTCGTCGTGCTCACGCCGAGTATGACGCCCGAAATCGCGCCGGGAGACGTGGTGATCGTCGCCGAGCGAGACCCGACGGCGATCGTCGAGGGCGACGTGATCACGTTCGCTCGCGGCGCGAGCGACGTGCCGGTGACGCACCGCGTGATCGACGTGGTCGACGAGGGCGGCGGCCTCGCCTTCGAGACGCAGGGCGACGCCAACGAGGGACCGGACCCCGGGCTCGTCCCCGCAGCGAACCTCGTCGGCGCGGTGACGTTGACGATCCCGTACATCGGATACGTGATTCAGTTCGCAGGCACGCGAACCGGCTTCGTCATGCTGGTGCTGCTCCCGTTTGGTCTGCTCGCAATCACCGAGATCTGGTCGGTCGTCCGGGATCGCGACGAACGCGGGGCGTCGACCGCGGCGGCTGCAGAGTCAACCGACGGCTCGTCCGATAATTCGATCGACGAGACCGGCGGCAAAACGACGAGCTCCGCGACCCCGATCGAACCCGCTGCGACCAGCTCCGGGGGCGTCTCCGTCGACGCGGTCGGCGGAGCGGCCGCGGTCCTCGCGGCGTTCGCCCCGTATGCTGTCTACGTCGCGCTCCAGCTTCGAACCGCCGCCGCGATCGCGATCGCGGTGGGTGCGTCGACGCTCCTGCTCGGGGCGCTCGCGGCGTGGGTCCCGGCTAGCGGCGTCCTCGATCGCGGCGAACCGGTCGCGAAACCGTCCGAAGACGACGGTGCGTCCGACGCCGACTGGGAGACGCCTGCCTTGGCCGACGACCCCGAGAACGGCATCGACGGGCGGCCGACTCCCACCGACGGATCGACCGATGCGGGCGACACCTCCGACCCGGCCGCAGCGATCGACGGGTCGGGATCGGCTCCGCCGGAGGCGCCGCCCGCACCGGGGCAGCCGAACGGGGCCGGGGAGGGGAACTGA
- a CDS encoding ZIP family metal transporter, protein MVALDAFAFVFVAGLITALATGIGALPFFFFDSISDRGNVALWGFASGIMLAASLFGLVDEGLAEGTPGEIGIGMLAGVALVVLAHDVLMDAEIDPQEYEEADFKKLVLILGVLTVHSFPEGIAVGVSFADLGLEGGTQLFGFTVPLLAVFMTLAISIHNVPEGTAISIPLRSMGVSKWKMVWWSVFSSLPQPIGAVVAFAFVRYAREFLPYGFGFAAGAMIYLVVSEFIPEALETGADLPGGGKPVLAGGIGLGVLLMVPLNFI, encoded by the coding sequence ATGGTCGCACTCGATGCGTTCGCGTTCGTCTTCGTTGCGGGGCTCATCACGGCGCTCGCGACGGGTATCGGCGCCCTTCCCTTCTTTTTTTTCGACTCGATCAGCGACCGCGGCAACGTGGCGCTGTGGGGGTTCGCCTCCGGGATCATGCTGGCGGCGTCGCTGTTCGGGCTCGTCGACGAGGGGCTCGCCGAGGGAACGCCCGGAGAGATCGGGATCGGGATGCTCGCCGGCGTGGCCCTCGTCGTCCTCGCGCACGACGTGCTGATGGACGCCGAGATCGACCCGCAGGAGTACGAGGAGGCCGACTTCAAGAAGCTCGTCCTGATCCTCGGCGTGCTGACGGTCCACAGCTTCCCGGAGGGGATCGCGGTCGGCGTCTCCTTCGCGGACCTCGGACTGGAGGGCGGGACCCAGCTGTTCGGGTTTACCGTCCCGCTTTTAGCGGTGTTCATGACCCTCGCCATCTCGATCCACAACGTGCCCGAGGGGACCGCCATCTCCATCCCGCTGCGGTCGATGGGCGTCTCGAAGTGGAAGATGGTGTGGTGGTCGGTGTTCTCCAGCCTGCCGCAGCCGATCGGCGCGGTCGTCGCGTTCGCGTTCGTCCGCTACGCCCGCGAGTTCCTCCCGTACGGCTTCGGCTTCGCCGCCGGCGCGATGATCTATCTCGTGGTGTCCGAGTTCATCCCCGAGGCGCTCGAAACCGGGGCCGATCTTCCCGGCGGCGGCAAGCCGGTACTCGCCGGCGGGATCGGGCTCGGCGTCCTGTTGATGGTTCCTCTCAACTTCATTTGA
- a CDS encoding DsbA family oxidoreductase, with translation MSNTDAADAPTPDATESITIYSDYVCPFCYLGRQSFARYQETREEPLAIDWHPFDLRAGKRGPDGEIDDTADDGKDEEYYEQARENVRRLQEKYDAEMAQELRTDVDSLPAQIVSVHVRETAPESWLAFDEAIFAALWQDGRDIGDREVLADIAADVDGLDPEIVDEALADDDLRDRVTDLFTAARERGVTGVPTFAYDGHAARGAVPPEQLERLVGDV, from the coding sequence ATGTCGAACACTGACGCCGCGGATGCACCGACTCCCGACGCGACCGAGTCGATCACCATTTACTCCGACTACGTCTGTCCGTTCTGTTACCTCGGCCGACAGTCGTTCGCGCGGTATCAGGAGACGCGCGAGGAACCGCTCGCGATCGACTGGCACCCGTTCGACCTCCGTGCGGGGAAGCGCGGTCCGGACGGCGAGATCGACGACACCGCGGACGACGGGAAAGACGAGGAGTACTACGAGCAGGCCCGCGAGAACGTCCGCCGCTTACAGGAGAAGTACGACGCCGAGATGGCACAGGAGCTCAGAACCGACGTCGACTCGCTCCCGGCGCAGATCGTCTCGGTGCACGTGCGAGAGACCGCGCCCGAGTCGTGGCTCGCATTCGACGAGGCGATATTCGCGGCGCTGTGGCAGGACGGTCGCGACATCGGCGACCGCGAGGTGCTCGCCGACATCGCCGCCGACGTTGACGGGCTCGACCCCGAGATCGTCGACGAGGCGCTCGCGGACGACGACCTCCGCGACCGCGTCACCGACCTGTTCACCGCGGCGCGGGAGCGCGGAGTCACCGGTGTCCCGACGTTCGCGTACGACGGCCACGCTGCCCGGGGCGCGGTGCCGCCGGAGCAGCTCGAACGGCTCGTCGGCGACGTGTGA
- a CDS encoding phosphatase PAP2 family protein: MSRLLSVVSSLAVWVGAALLVASVAIIGPRRLYALWDDLRDRLWEIQRPLAALVIVLIASAVGRGSLQTVSELFGLQLTWAIYALEGNFVAWVQATFGSPELTVYFSAVYVYGYVFLLAFPFLAYLALPRTTTLKRLVVAYALNYAIGLVLYTVVLAYGPRNVMPDMVTPLLFTHNPGIMALTGEINEATNVFPSLHTSLSVTVGTFAVLTRREYPLWTPIAAWLAVSVVIATMYLGIHWLTDVIGGTALALGAVYLSYRLVDEDGSDSGAVRE, encoded by the coding sequence ATGAGCCGGCTTCTGTCAGTCGTGAGTTCGCTCGCGGTGTGGGTGGGGGCGGCGCTGCTCGTCGCGAGCGTCGCCATCATCGGACCGCGGCGACTGTATGCGCTCTGGGACGACCTCCGCGACCGGCTGTGGGAGATCCAGAGACCGCTCGCCGCGCTGGTGATAGTGTTGATAGCGAGCGCGGTCGGCCGGGGCTCTCTCCAGACAGTTTCGGAGCTGTTCGGGCTCCAATTGACGTGGGCTATCTACGCGTTGGAGGGGAACTTCGTCGCGTGGGTGCAGGCGACGTTCGGCTCCCCCGAGCTGACGGTGTACTTCTCGGCGGTGTACGTGTACGGGTACGTCTTCCTGCTCGCGTTCCCGTTCCTCGCGTACCTGGCCCTCCCGCGAACGACGACCCTGAAGCGGCTCGTCGTCGCGTACGCGCTCAACTATGCTATCGGTCTCGTGTTGTACACGGTCGTGCTCGCATACGGGCCGCGCAACGTCATGCCCGACATGGTGACACCGCTGCTTTTCACCCACAACCCGGGAATTATGGCGCTGACGGGCGAGATAAACGAAGCCACGAACGTCTTCCCCTCGCTGCACACGTCGCTGTCGGTGACCGTCGGAACCTTCGCGGTCTTGACCCGCCGGGAGTACCCGCTGTGGACACCGATCGCTGCATGGCTCGCGGTCTCTGTGGTGATCGCGACAATGTACCTCGGGATCCACTGGCTCACCGACGTGATCGGTGGGACTGCGCTCGCGCTCGGTGCGGTGTACCTGTCGTATCGGCTCGTTGACGAAGACGGCTCGGACAGTGGAGCGGTCAGAGAGTGA
- a CDS encoding ABC transporter substrate-binding protein yields the protein MTRQISRRGALAGGFAALSAGCLGRTRNIAGRDRSSQLTLEINAPPADRDPNAIRIARHLAENLNAVGIDARISTLGHTDLRRKVLINHNFDVYVGQFREAEPFDPDAMYAFTHSQFVAESGWQNPFGFTDINGVDELLATQRRADGDERREAVAELQRTLGELQPFTVVAFPDPLIAVREDRFENWTNHQPLSVGGLLGLERSAAADGDADGSGAKIEDGGTEAGNGTADGNETADGDEIDGNETAVNETDDGLIDDNPLTDDDDGADDAATLRLVTTDERITQNWNPIAAEYRRYGTFTSLLYDRLVLVDDGEVIPWLAADWEQVGDAGVKISLREADWHDGEPVTAEDVAFTYEFLQDTSLGTTESPVPTPTFRGRVSAVETATAIDETTVRLTLDGVNDAVGMRALQVPILPKHVWGERTDMATIAGFEFDAETTEAVVTNNENPIGSGPVRFVEATPEESVVFERNPDHFLVRAADGGESAGDATDPLTEISERFHGKPAFGRLEIEVMGSDIAAVQAVGDGFADATVSNLGPDSVPRIGREADARLVTGRSGGFYHIGYNTRRAPLSNPRFRRVLASLIDKQTLVDVAFDGYAEPAASPLAATPEWVPSDLRWEDRETDPVHPFVGESGSLDSETARNRLREVGYRFDEEGRLLAPNT from the coding sequence ATGACTCGGCAGATCAGTCGGCGCGGCGCGCTCGCGGGAGGGTTCGCGGCCCTGAGCGCCGGCTGTCTCGGCCGCACACGGAACATCGCGGGACGCGACCGGTCCTCGCAGCTAACTCTTGAGATCAACGCCCCGCCCGCCGACAGGGACCCCAACGCGATTCGGATCGCCAGACACCTCGCGGAGAACCTGAACGCAGTGGGCATCGACGCCCGGATCAGCACCCTCGGGCACACCGACCTCCGGCGGAAGGTGCTCATCAACCACAACTTCGACGTGTACGTCGGGCAGTTCCGGGAGGCGGAGCCGTTCGACCCGGACGCGATGTACGCGTTCACTCACTCCCAGTTCGTCGCGGAGTCGGGGTGGCAGAACCCGTTCGGATTCACCGACATCAACGGCGTCGACGAGTTGCTCGCGACCCAGCGCCGAGCGGACGGCGACGAACGACGCGAGGCCGTGGCGGAGCTCCAGCGAACCCTCGGTGAGCTGCAGCCGTTCACCGTCGTTGCGTTCCCCGACCCGCTCATCGCGGTCCGCGAGGACCGCTTCGAGAACTGGACGAACCATCAGCCGCTGTCAGTCGGTGGGTTGCTCGGCTTGGAGCGCTCCGCCGCGGCGGACGGGGACGCCGACGGGAGCGGGGCCAAGATCGAGGACGGCGGGACGGAAGCCGGGAACGGGACTGCCGACGGCAACGAGACCGCCGACGGCGACGAGATCGATGGTAATGAGACCGCTGTCAACGAGACCGACGACGGGCTGATCGACGACAACCCGCTCACGGACGACGACGATGGTGCGGACGATGCCGCCACCCTCCGGCTCGTGACGACCGACGAGCGCATCACGCAGAACTGGAACCCGATCGCCGCCGAGTACCGGCGCTACGGCACGTTCACCTCCCTGCTGTACGACCGACTCGTGCTGGTCGACGACGGGGAGGTGATCCCGTGGCTCGCCGCCGACTGGGAACAGGTCGGCGACGCGGGGGTCAAGATCTCGCTGCGAGAGGCCGACTGGCACGACGGGGAACCGGTGACGGCCGAAGACGTCGCGTTCACCTACGAGTTCCTCCAAGACACCTCGCTGGGAACGACCGAGTCGCCCGTGCCGACACCGACCTTCCGCGGTCGGGTGTCCGCCGTCGAGACGGCGACCGCCATCGACGAGACGACGGTCCGGCTGACGCTCGACGGCGTCAACGACGCGGTCGGCATGCGCGCGCTCCAGGTACCGATCCTCCCGAAGCACGTTTGGGGGGAGCGGACCGATATGGCGACGATCGCCGGATTCGAGTTCGACGCGGAGACGACCGAGGCCGTGGTGACGAACAACGAGAATCCGATCGGGAGCGGTCCGGTGCGCTTCGTCGAGGCCACTCCCGAAGAGTCGGTCGTCTTCGAGCGCAACCCGGACCACTTTCTCGTGCGTGCGGCAGACGGGGGGGAATCGGCCGGTGACGCGACGGACCCGCTCACGGAGATCTCCGAGCGATTTCACGGGAAGCCGGCGTTCGGCCGCCTTGAGATCGAGGTAATGGGGTCAGACATCGCCGCGGTGCAGGCGGTCGGAGACGGCTTCGCGGACGCGACAGTCTCGAACCTCGGCCCGGACTCTGTCCCGCGGATCGGGCGCGAAGCCGACGCTCGGCTCGTGACAGGGCGATCCGGCGGGTTCTACCACATCGGGTACAACACTCGCCGGGCACCGCTGTCGAACCCCCGATTCCGCAGGGTCCTCGCGTCGCTGATCGACAAGCAGACCCTCGTCGACGTTGCGTTCGACGGGTACGCCGAACCCGCGGCTTCACCGCTCGCCGCCACCCCGGAGTGGGTGCCCTCGGACCTCCGCTGGGAGGACCGCGAGACGGACCCAGTCCATCCGTTTGTCGGCGAGTCGGGATCGCTCGACTCCGAGACGGCCCGTAATCGACTCCGCGAGGTGGGGTACCGGTTCGACGAGGAGGGACGGCTGCTCGCACCGAACACATGA
- a CDS encoding DUF7091 family protein, whose translation MDDQLERVIRQQLRKAGKQFEEAKRAYSEAKTDPAGDGSGAEQYDLPTDDEGRARIVCRRHAERRAVAVDAEGRPSCFEGGHPDCEGCAEDVREGFVETW comes from the coding sequence ATGGACGACCAACTCGAACGCGTCATCCGCCAGCAGCTCCGCAAGGCGGGCAAGCAGTTCGAGGAGGCTAAGCGGGCGTACTCCGAGGCGAAGACGGATCCCGCTGGCGACGGCTCGGGGGCGGAGCAGTACGACCTCCCGACCGACGACGAGGGGCGCGCCCGGATCGTCTGTCGCCGACACGCTGAGCGCCGGGCCGTCGCCGTCGACGCCGAGGGACGACCGTCGTGTTTCGAGGGCGGCCACCCCGACTGCGAGGGGTGCGCGGAGGACGTGCGGGAAGGGTTCGTCGAGACCTGGTGA
- a CDS encoding replication protein A (Replication protein A protects and stabilize the intermediate ssDNA that is generated by the unwinding action of a DNA helicase at the replication fork. In addition, SSBs prevent the formation of secondary structures by single-stranded template DNA.), whose translation MSELRQEAEAIAEQFSDHLDVGADEVEERLENLVNEYRVPLDEARRSVTNSYLEDAGMERDELGRGGSESVLVNEIDEDEQWVDLRVELVDLWEPRSDSISQVGLLGDESGTIKFVAFETSDLPELTEGQAYELSNVVTDEYEGSYSVKLNRTTQITEIDEEIEVGDNADTVEGALVDIQSGSGLIKRCPEEDCTRVLQNGRCSEHGQVEGEFDLRIKGVLDDGETVTEVIFDREATEELTGMGLEEAKDMAMDALDTTVVAEEMGDDVLGRYYRVTGPTFGRYVLVDEMEDPGAVDVENALIEARSI comes from the coding sequence ATGAGCGAACTGCGACAGGAAGCGGAAGCGATAGCGGAACAGTTCTCGGACCACCTAGACGTCGGCGCCGACGAGGTCGAGGAGCGACTGGAAAACCTCGTCAACGAGTACCGCGTCCCCCTCGACGAGGCGCGTCGGAGCGTCACCAACAGCTACCTCGAAGACGCCGGGATGGAGCGCGACGAGCTCGGCCGCGGCGGGAGCGAATCGGTCCTTGTCAACGAGATCGACGAGGACGAGCAGTGGGTCGACCTGCGCGTTGAGCTGGTCGACCTGTGGGAGCCCCGCAGCGACTCGATCTCGCAGGTCGGACTCTTAGGCGACGAGTCGGGCACGATCAAGTTCGTCGCCTTCGAGACCTCTGACCTCCCCGAGCTGACTGAGGGACAGGCGTACGAGCTCTCCAACGTCGTCACCGACGAGTACGAGGGGAGCTACTCGGTGAAGCTCAACCGGACCACCCAGATCACCGAGATCGACGAGGAGATCGAGGTCGGCGACAACGCCGACACCGTCGAGGGAGCCCTCGTGGACATCCAGTCCGGCTCCGGGCTGATCAAGCGCTGCCCCGAAGAGGACTGCACGCGCGTCCTCCAGAACGGACGGTGTTCCGAGCACGGACAGGTCGAGGGCGAGTTCGACCTCCGGATCAAGGGCGTCCTCGACGACGGCGAGACCGTCACCGAGGTCATCTTCGACCGCGAGGCCACCGAGGAGCTCACCGGGATGGGCTTAGAGGAGGCCAAGGACATGGCGATGGACGCGCTCGACACCACCGTCGTCGCCGAGGAGATGGGCGACGACGTGCTCGGGCGATACTACCGCGTCACCGGCCCCACCTTCGGCCGGTACGTTCTGGTCGACGAGATGGAAGACCCCGGTGCGGTCGACGTTGAAAACGCGCTGATCGAAGCGAGGTCGATTTAA
- a CDS encoding RPA family protein, which translates to MSQSAPTREVARRVFATEFNDAGFTFTESDDERAPVYALLPTGESSNRVFFVGTLTEKEDVGEDAEYWRGRIVDPTGTFFVYAGQYQPEAASKLRDLEPPAYVAVVGKPRTYETDDGTVRVSVRPESITEVDANTRDRWVAETAKRTIERAAAFDDEGNEYARMAREEYDLDPETYKAAALSALEDLDESDGDELAGDGSEGDDTATDDTASDDTAPDGSDSAGTPEP; encoded by the coding sequence ATGAGCCAATCTGCCCCCACCCGAGAAGTCGCCCGGCGCGTGTTCGCGACCGAATTCAACGACGCCGGCTTCACGTTCACCGAGTCCGACGACGAGCGCGCCCCCGTCTACGCGCTGCTGCCGACGGGTGAGTCATCGAACCGCGTGTTCTTCGTCGGCACCCTCACGGAGAAGGAGGACGTCGGCGAGGACGCCGAGTACTGGCGCGGCCGCATCGTCGACCCGACGGGCACGTTCTTCGTGTACGCCGGCCAGTACCAGCCCGAGGCCGCCTCCAAGCTCCGCGATCTGGAGCCGCCCGCCTACGTCGCAGTCGTGGGAAAGCCCCGGACGTACGAGACCGACGACGGCACCGTCCGGGTCTCGGTCCGCCCCGAGTCGATCACCGAGGTCGACGCCAACACTCGCGACCGCTGGGTCGCGGAGACGGCCAAGCGAACGATCGAGCGCGCCGCCGCGTTTGACGACGAGGGGAACGAGTACGCGCGGATGGCCCGCGAGGAGTACGACCTCGACCCCGAGACGTACAAGGCCGCCGCGCTGTCGGCGCTGGAGGATCTCGACGAGAGCGACGGCGACGAGCTCGCGGGCGACGGGTCCGAGGGTGACGATACCGCGACCGACGATACCGCGAGCGACGACACCGCTCCGGACGGATCGGATTCGGCCGGCACGCCGGAGCCCTGA
- a CDS encoding CopG family transcriptional regulator: MGNKNKTISFRVNEDAFETLRDIAEERDISLSAVFRDYVDTLVAHDGQVRVIPEAELESMGDTGESFPPKIEVPKSFVREHERLELEADHLREQLEEHKRYVNYLREQLEDGDEEVIQLEDLDGEPDEPSFRLG, from the coding sequence ATGGGCAACAAGAACAAAACGATCTCGTTCCGCGTCAACGAGGACGCCTTCGAGACCCTCCGCGACATCGCCGAGGAGCGGGATATCTCGCTGTCGGCGGTCTTCCGGGACTACGTGGATACGCTCGTTGCCCACGACGGACAGGTCCGCGTCATCCCCGAGGCGGAACTCGAAAGCATGGGCGACACCGGGGAGTCGTTCCCTCCCAAGATCGAGGTTCCGAAGAGTTTCGTGCGCGAGCACGAGCGGCTGGAACTCGAGGCCGATCACCTCCGCGAGCAGTTGGAGGAGCACAAACGCTACGTCAACTACCTCCGCGAGCAGCTTGAGGACGGCGACGAAGAGGTGATCCAGCTCGAAGACCTCGACGGCGAACCCGACGAGCCCTCGTTCCGGCTCGGATAG
- the pdhA gene encoding pyruvate dehydrogenase (acetyl-transferring) E1 component subunit alpha, with the protein MSVFDRAYDDPVRVLDEGGEVVGDVPDLDDEALVEMYRDMRLARHFDGRAVSLQRQGRMGTYPPLSGQEGAQIGSATALDEDDWMVPSYREHGAALVRGLPLKQTLLYWMGHEAGNATPEGVNVFPVAVPIASQVPHATGAAWASKLRGENDAFLCYFGDGATSEGDFHEGVNFAGVFDTPTVFFCNNNQWAISVPRERQTRSATLAQKAEAYGIDGVQVDGMDPLAVYSVTKAAVEKARDPETDRPRPTLIEAIQYRFGAHTTADDPTVYRDDDEVESWKRKDPIPRLERYLRSEGVLDDERVAEIETAVETRVAEAIEAAESEVRPKPQEMFEHAYAELPPELERQYEEFAAFREAHGDEAFLEE; encoded by the coding sequence GTGAGCGTGTTCGACAGAGCGTACGACGATCCGGTCCGCGTTCTCGACGAGGGCGGCGAGGTCGTCGGCGACGTGCCGGACCTCGACGACGAGGCGCTCGTCGAGATGTACCGGGACATGCGGCTGGCGCGGCACTTCGACGGTCGCGCCGTGAGCCTCCAGCGGCAGGGGCGGATGGGGACGTATCCGCCGCTGTCCGGACAGGAGGGCGCGCAGATCGGCTCCGCGACCGCGCTCGACGAGGACGACTGGATGGTCCCCTCGTACCGCGAGCACGGCGCGGCGCTCGTTCGTGGACTCCCGCTGAAACAGACCCTACTCTACTGGATGGGCCACGAGGCGGGCAACGCGACGCCCGAGGGCGTGAACGTGTTCCCGGTCGCGGTCCCCATCGCCTCGCAGGTCCCGCACGCCACCGGTGCGGCGTGGGCGTCGAAGCTCCGCGGCGAGAACGACGCGTTCCTCTGTTACTTCGGGGACGGCGCGACCAGCGAGGGCGACTTCCACGAGGGGGTCAACTTCGCGGGCGTGTTCGATACGCCGACCGTCTTCTTCTGTAACAACAACCAATGGGCCATCTCCGTGCCCCGCGAGCGACAGACGCGGAGTGCGACGCTGGCCCAGAAGGCGGAGGCGTACGGGATCGACGGGGTACAGGTCGACGGGATGGACCCGTTGGCGGTGTACAGCGTCACGAAGGCAGCCGTCGAGAAGGCGCGTGACCCCGAGACCGACCGACCTCGCCCGACGCTGATCGAGGCGATCCAGTATCGGTTCGGCGCGCACACGACCGCCGACGATCCGACGGTCTACCGCGACGACGACGAGGTCGAGAGCTGGAAACGGAAGGACCCGATCCCGCGACTCGAACGCTACCTCCGGTCCGAGGGCGTGCTCGACGACGAGCGCGTCGCGGAGATCGAGACCGCCGTCGAGACACGGGTGGCAGAGGCCATCGAGGCGGCCGAGTCGGAGGTGCGGCCGAAGCCACAAGAGATGTTCGAGCACGCGTACGCGGAGCTCCCACCCGAGCTAGAGCGGCAGTACGAGGAGTTCGCGGCGTTCCGCGAGGCACACGGCGACGAAGCATTCTTGGAGGAGTGA